The genomic DNA GCCGCAGATGGCTTTAAATAGAAAGAATTTTATGGTTTCAAAAGcccaccatcgtgccacgttgcatATTGCTTCGTGCCACAAAATTTCCAGCGCTGAAACCTTGTCCCACGTTCTTCATATTGAGCCACGAAATATCCTCAACATGGCACGATTCGTGACGCTTagaactttttcatctttttctcagcttcttctctttcaggTCTTATTCCTGTTTTGGCCTTATGTCACCATGATTTACAAGCAGTTATCTCTCTAAATGCCATAAAAACGACATAAACATAGGTAAAAACTAGTGTTGATGCACAGTCATCATGTGACAATAATAAACTAACGAACTGAACTGTTACAaccctcaaacttaaaggaccactcgtgtaatttaacctaaaaaattatattaagcaaattcaaatatttggaaaaatagtggtcaaataaatgcaaaaatgtGGTCAGACATAGCATATTTTTGGCTAACTTTGCTTTACCGGGTATAAATCAACCCGAAACATTGTAATCACATTTTATCACTGCATTAAAACCATGTCAAACAATAGCCAAATTTTTATGCACTGCGGCTATTTTACGGCTAAAGACGAACTAATtcaaaaatttggaaaaatagaggtcatataaatgaaaaaatgtggtcagacatagcagatttttggCTAAATTTACTTTACCGGCTATAAATATTAACCCGGAACATTGTAATCACATTTAATCACTGCCCTACAAGCATGTCATACAATAAACAACTTTTTATGGGATGTGAGTATTTCACGCCTAACAAcgaacaaattaaaatatttagaaaaatagTCGTCATGTAAATATAAAAATGTGGTCAGACAGAGCATATTTTTTGCTAACTTTACTTTACCGGGTATAAATAAACCCGAAACATTTTAATCAGTGCACTAAAAGCTTGTCAAACAATAGCCAAATTTTTATGCGCTGCAGGTATTTTACGCCTAAAGACGAACAAATTCAAAGATttggaaaaatagtggtcatataaatgaaaaaatgtggTCAGACATAGCATATTTTTGGCTAAATATACTTTACCGGCTATAAATATTAACCCGGAACATTGTAATCACATTTAATCACTGCACTAAAAGCATGtcatacaaaattttattactGCACTAAAAACATGTCAAACAATAAACAACTTCTTTTATAAGCTTCATGTATTTCACGCCTAAAGACTGACGAATTCTCATATCTCGAAAAATACTGGtcatgtaaagaaaaaaatgtggtcacacaaAGCATATTTTTGGCTAACTATCCTAGAACATGTTATTAAAACTGAGATGtgaccagattttttttttcctggatGACCAACCAAGTTCTgatagaaattaaataaattatgatagGGAGAATAGTTATGTACATAAATTCAATACAAATTAATTTATCAGTCTTATGAACAAGTATAATCTTTTATAGATGACCATCAATAACCAAAAAAAGTATGTCTTCGTCAAATGTACATCACTAACAATCGACCACAATTAAGTTAGAAAATGTATGTTTAATCGATCAATAAGTCCGCGGGTAACATTGCATTATCTAATACAAAACTTCTCAGCTTATTTTCTTCATGAAGCACCAAACGACAAACAATGTCACTGCGAATCCGAAGGATATCCTCCTGCAGATaagtaaatgtttttatttggatatatatatatcaatatttacatattattaattaatcaacAACTAATAAAACACAATGTTTAAGAAGATTTAAAGCATTACCAATGAATAGTCGGGCATACTCTTCTGCCCCCATTTTGCTTGACCATCCCACATCTCCAAGTACTTAAGGACATAAACGCCACAATCATGACTGCAAATTTGACAAAATCCATATTAGGCAAATAAACCCTAAACACAAGTAATATATCAATGAGTCATGGCATGTTTTTCGACATCActaaccaatttttttgctTTGGTAAATCCACCACTACAACCTCCAACGAAGGTGCCAACATATTTGCTTTATTGTTCGGTACTTTATTCATAAATTCCAATACCCCTTCAAAACGTACTTTCTGTAAAAACACATGTTCTCATTTGATCAACATTAATTACACTAACCACTAAATTaaccaaaacaaattaattaagaatTACATATACCATCGCATTATCCAAATGCTGCCTTGGGCCATTTCTATCATTGTATAACGAGTCCAGCACATACATTTTCCTCTTCCTATGGTCCAAGACGTAACATGTCCAGTGGTCCTCGAAATGGGTTGGTGCAAATACctaattttaatgataaaaattacTCAACCACATTGCATAAACCAAATTCGGcgcacataattttttttgtttcattgacATCAAATTTATTAGGCAGAGTTGTCGCAAGGTGAAAACAAAAATCGCAAAATAAGGAGTTACAATAGGCATCAAATATAACCGGAGACCCCACATTAAAAAACCACACAAAACCAACCCCCCACCGAACTAATACAACAAAAGCCCATATAGAAAAACCTCACTGCCAAATCCACTGCCACAGAAACGCAAAACAGCAACAAACATTACATGAGAGAGATGAAAAACATATATCATGAAAGACAAATTCATCACCTCCCATCTACACCTACAATAGCATAATGATTACTTAAAGTTAAAATATAAACTTACAAAGTCAGATAACCACAACGCCTCAAGTGTCTTGGTCCAACAAGGCATATATATCTTGAATTTCCGCTCAGTCCATTTGATTTTACGTCCTTCGGGATGTGCCTTTAAATCTTCAACCACCTCAAACTGCAATTATAATTAATGTTAGGCATGGGATAATAAAAGTTAAATACTCTTCAGGGTTGTTTGGCTTTATACTTGATAAAATTCCATACCGAAAAATAATTACTCAAAATTAAGCGCTTCACACAACCATGTTTTCGAACTTCATCATACATCATAGTCTTGGCAGCAATCTTAATAACCTAAGGCATTACATAAATCAAATTAAGTAACGGTTAACAAACATATATAGtaaaatctaaattaaaaaaataaaggttaacGGAAAATACAGACATTTGAGTTGACCCACTTCCTCGCCTTCATGCATTGGAAAAACACCCCGGATAAACGCATTTCATCTACCTCACATATCaccctaaaaaaagaaaaagaaaatgttaatcgATTATGTTAAAGCTTCGATTGAAAAACCGCGACATGATAAAATGTAgttaaaatacttaaaaaaaattatacacgtACATATCTTTAGCCTTTTCATGTGTGCAGAACAAATACAGCCTTTTCAAATGTGACTTAATCGTtacttcccttttttttttctcttcagcCATAACTTCATCATCCAACTTCATCCcatcatcattttcttcttccctttttttttcctctacaGCCACATCTTCTTCATTCAACTTCATCCcatcatcattttcttcttccatttttttttcctcttcccCAACACCTTCATCATCCAACTTCATCCcatcatcattttcttttgaaatattttcccTACCGTGAAcactattttcttttaatatccTCATATCATCCTCAAGGATTGAAACACGGGAAAGCAAATCTTTTTGTTCGCCCACCAACCTTTGATGTTCAGCCATATAAGCTTGCACATCAAATAAAGGGTATGCACCATCTCCAATACCAACTTCAAAATGGTTAACGGCTTTAACAAAGACATCATTTTTCATGTCTTCTTGCGTTGGAACCAATTCCTCAACCAACTAATCAcattaaataagttaaattaacataattgtatgtgaaaatttaaactataaaacCACAATACCGAGTTAATATACTAAAGGCAATTACTAACCTTCacatttgaaaaaatgtttgagattACAACATGTCCTCCCTCCACTTTGGTCCAATTATTAATGCGTGGAAAACACTTATTTGGTCCACTACATAGGCTTAAATGTTCAACCGCCCATATCTaatcaaatgattaaattaaaataaacaatatttgaCATAACTATcgatataattaaaaaaacataactcaTTCAATATTACATACCTGCAATACGGCTGAGCAACCAGAAATGTGTAAAACTGTATCATTCTTTTGTTGATGGTATTTTGACGCCGCACTACTAAAGTGTTCCATTAAATCATCGTAAACAGCGACACCCCAATTATAGGTACTAAGAGCGTCTAAATCATCAACAAGGTTAAAgaattcttttttaattttaccatGTGATTTCGGAAAATATAAGACACACAAGGCAAATAGGATGTAAACTCTACAAAAATCATCTATGTTGTCCTCTTCTTGAAGGACCTTCAACTTTGAATGTACACTATCAATATCAATAACTTCATTTACATCAAACAATGTTCTAACATGACTATCACTATCTATTGATTCCGGCAAAGATTCTCCTAAAATAGGCAAACCTAGAGCCAAACAAAGGTCTAGATGTTTAAAGGCCACAGTTCTAACGCCTACTCTAAATCCTAAGCTACTTGCATCCCACCTATGCAATAATTCCTTCAATAAAGTACCATTCATTCCTATATAGGTCTTCATGTCCACCAGATATCGGAATGGAGTTTTCATAATTCTACTCCTTTGGGCATCAGATAATTTTCGGTTTATATCTACCAACTTATTGGTACGGGGCATTTGAGTCTTTATTTGTGGCTGAAAAATGaacatcattcattcattaatggCATAAAACACAAACAGTTACATACACATTAAACAtctcattaattaaattgtacTTACACCAACACCACCATCCCTTTTTCGTTTGTTTTCGTTCATGATGTTGACCTTATCTGttgtatacaaaaacaatttctatcaacaacaattaaaacacACACAAATGTCCAATTCTCAACACACGTTACAAGAACGATTTGAAAATTTTTATCTTATAACTAAAATACAAACACATTTTATAATCACACGTTTTCCACAAAAATTGAAGAACGTTATGGAAATAACAGTGTGACAAGTTAATGTTTTCCTATCTTTGTTATCATATACATACTTACAAAAATTTATCTGCACTTAACCATATTTTAACATATACGTAAccacatttttttccttcaaatttccAACACTTTGACCATTTTTTAACACAAGTGTGACCACAATTCTTTTGATTAAGAATTTGACACCAACTCTAAGTGATATCATTTAGAGGAACAACCACAATCAAACTACAAAAATTGGGGAAAACTTATGATTTTGTACTAACAACAATACAATGATAATCATCAACAACCCAAAAATGCAACAATCATACAGTATCATACCCTAAATTTCTTCATTTAACCCTAAATTCTCACTAACTCAAACCTTAAAACAATATGAAAAGTTTAATGCATTCTTGTATCAACTGAGAAATGTTATGTAGCAAACAAAACTCAAACTAAAAGATGCAATAAGAATCTACACAATTAATATGATATGACCATGACTATAAGggcatatttcattttttatcacAATCAACTTCAAACCATATAATTTTCACAGTTTCTTCAGAATTTAGATGAgcataattaaatgaaatacaTTTCATATTTGTAGCCAAACCCCATATATAAAATAGTGAGCAAATCCTAGCTACAAAACCTCAACCCACAATTTGAAGAACAAATTTGAGATAAATCTCACCTTGAACAGAGAAATTGAGTCTTCGACGGTGAGATTGACTTTTCGACTGTGAGAGAAGATGGGGTTGGAGAAGATAGCAGTTTGTTTGGGAAGAACGATGTTTGTTTCGGAGGAGGTAAGACGAGTGGGAGAAGATCGCAGTTTTAGTTGAGGGGGAGAGAGCGATTACAGAGGGGAGAGAGAGCGGCCGGCGATTACCCACGGGAGAGAGAGCAGCGATTACAGAGGGGAGAGAGAGCGGCCGGCGATTACCCAGGGGAGAGAGAGCGGCGCGGCGATTACAGACGGAAGAGAGAGCGGCGCGGCGATTTCTTACAGAAGGGAAGGGAAAACGAATTCTGATCTAAAGTTTCTccctttttaatttcatttgttgtttttttttttttttggtttctttgcCATGTCACTGTTGtatccttattttaaaaaaaaattttgccAAATAAGAGGTGGTAGGAGGGGTGTACACTTATTAGTGTGTTCACCAATCTTTTTCCTTAATTTAAATACATAATTTCATTTGATAAATGACCACTTCACATTGTTTCTGAATCGAGAAAtagaaaaaagtattttaagGCCAATTCAATCGATTTACCatgaatgaaattatataaaataaaaaatacgggATGCGTGGAATTAAATACAATTATCTTCCTTTTTATGATAGGCAAGGATCAcaacagaaaagaaaacaaattggtATATACAATCCACAAAACGATTGCAAACCGTTAAATTTTAAGTTATGTAAtcggaaggaaaaaaaattaacgcaAATACACCGgtttaaaatcaacaaaattatcctcaaattaaaattagggttcatcGTTGACCGAGAAAATGATTAAGAAAAACAGTCGATCTtaataaatcaaacataaagACCGTTTTGATACCACTTgttagaaattaggtctaaatCATataggagtttttttttttttggttacaatcaTATAGCAGATTTAATAACATATGTTCAATAATTATGAATCAATAGTGGAGGCAAACAAtacattgaacatgattatgaatCTTATATTCTTGTTTAAAAGTAGACTTGGTACATATTTTGTAACAATTTATATGCACAATTTAGGTGTAAGTAAGGGGGGCATTTCAACTCAGGCAAATAGGGGTGAAATGAAACTCCTTGTGCATATTTAAAGTTCAAAGAGTGGTTACTAAAGAAATAATCAACTTTTGCAGAAACTTGGCTCATTAAGTGACTTCTAAAACAATCAATTTTCTATAATTGCCATAAACTTCAACATTTAATTAAGATACAAAAGTTTGTTTTAAGAGAGAAAGCCAAGGCCTTTGACAACATTCTTGAGccctgagattttttttatttgcaaaagAATAAGTAGTAGCACCAATAAATCTTTAAATAATGggataacttttttatttgtcatcactactagaaaaaacaaaattaacgagggaaattagtgatgaaaaaaatgaaattcctcacaaattccatggtcgcaaaatttagtgacggaattagagatggatttcacgttttccctcactaatttttgttcttttattagTGCATGTGTATCGTGGACAATATAAtgcacaaacaacaacaacagtgtAATGCACAAACAAAATAATGCAAACTTTATTATAATAGTAACACACTTCATGATTTATATAAACGTTTATGAATGCAAATAGTAATTAGAGCAGAGGGTTTGGAAGAGTTCGAAGTCCAACTTCGGAAATTAAAATTTGTGGATTTTTGGAGGCTTTTGAAGGTTAGAGATTCGATGATGATGCAAAGGTCTAGATCAAAATGGTTAAAAGAGGGAGATGCAAATTCAAAATACTTCCATAATAATGTCAAAAGGAGGACTAGCGTGAATGCTATAAAGGCTATAAAGGTGGGAGAGAGTGGGTTTAATCCTCGATGGAGGTGTGTAGAGAGGTAGTGGCATTTTTTACAAGGCATACAGAGTCGAGTGAGTGGGAGAGACCGAAGCTTGATGCGGTTCATTTTTACGCCTTGACGGAGGAACAAAATGCGGGTTTGGTGACTCCATTTGAAGCGTGTGTGATTGAGGAGGTGGTGAAGGGAGTGATGGTAATAAAAGTCCGAGACTTGATGGATTCAATTTTGCTTTTATCAAGGAGTTTTGGCACTTATTGAAGAATGAAATTAGGGTAATGTTTGATCAATTTCATGCTAATGAGATCGTGCATAGGAGTTTGTTGGCGTGCTTTGTTTCCCTTATCCCTAAAATAAATTCTCCCTTGGAACTTAAGGATTTTAGGCCTATTTCTCTCCTTGGTTGTCTTTATTTCTCTCAATGGTTCTTGCTAGGAAGTTGGCAAAGGTTATGGATTCAATAATTTCGTCTTCCCAATCGGTTTTTATTAAAGGAATGAATTTGATTGATGGGGTGTTGGTGGTTAACAAGTTGGTGGATTTTGCTAAGAAATCTAAGAGGGAGTGTTTGATTTTAAAGGTGGATTTCGAAAAGGCCTATGACTCGGTAAATTGGGGCTTCTTGGAATACATGTTGAATAGAGTGGGTTTTTGTGCAAAATGGGTGAGGTAGATGAAGGTGTGTGTCTTTGGAGGGACGATGTCTATTGTAGTGGATGGTTGCCAACGGAGGAAATCAATATTCAAAAGGGACTTACACAAGGTGATCCTCTTGCATCGTTTTTGTTCCTTTTGGTAACCGAAGGTTTTAGTGGGTTGATGAGGAATGTAGTGCGCCTTAATTTATTTGAAGGCTTCCGTTTTAAGCGGGATAGGATGGAGATTTCACATCTTCAATATGCCGATGATACCCTTTGTATTAGGAAGCCATCAATTGCGAATCTTTGAACCTTAAAAGCTTTGCTAAGGGGCATTGAGATGGCTTCTAGGTTGAAagttaatttctttaaaagttGCTTGATAAGGGTAAATGTGGCGATGGATTTTATGGAGATGGCGTGTGAGTTCTTGAATTGTAACAAAGGTGATCTACCTTTTAAATATTTAGGCTTCCAGATTGGACTGAATTCCGGAAGGTGTGCAACTTGGCAAACGCTATTGGACTTGTTAATCTGTAGACTTAACAATTGGGGAAATAAGTTCATTATTCTTGGCGGGAGAATTGTGCTCCTAAACTCCGTGTTGAACTCTATCTTGAAATTTTATTTGTCTTATATGAAGATGCCTTTGACTGTGTGGAAGAAGATTGTGAAAATCCAAAGGGAGTTtctttggggggggggggggtaagGAAGCTTAATTGGGTGAGATGGAGTTTGGTTTGAAAACCAAATAAGGATGGTGGTTTGGGGGTGCGGGATGTTAGAGTGGTGCATATGAGCTTGTTATCTATTTGAAGATAGAGGATACTAAATGAAGAAAATGCTCTTAGGAAGGAGTTGTTTGTTGAAAAGTATGGTTGATCGGTAGGAGCTATAGTGGTGGACGAGGAGTAGTACGTTTGATCGAGGTATGTTTCTAGATGTTGGAGGGAGTTAGTAAGGTTGGATGATTCAAATTAGTTCAACTCTGAAATCACTAGAAGGGTCGGGAATGGGGGGAATACGAGCTTTTGGGAGGTGCCTTGGAGGGGGAGCTAGAATTCTAGGTTAAATACCCACGACTCTTCTCTTTATCAAATCAAAAGGAGGCGAAGGTCGGAGACTTGTGGGTTGGCTCAATTTCGGATGGTGTATGGGGATTTTCTTGGTGACGtccccgtttttttttttgggagaatgAGATGTTGCTTGCGTTGATGGAAGATTTGGAAGGTTATAGAATAGGAGGATGTTTGGAGGTGGAGGTTGGAAGAGGATGCGATGCTTGAGGAAGGAGCTATATCTTTGGCGCAATGCCGGGTGTTTTCTCAGATTTGGAAGAGGGTGGCTCCATACAAAGTTGTAGCTTTCTCTTGAGGGGAATTGTTAGAAGTCTCACATTGGATAAAAATATGAGCCTTGAGCAATATATACACTATAGGACCATAAATCCAATGTGTTAGGGTTTCGAGTCACTATATGATGTCTAACTCACTTGATTAGTTGCTCTTGACCAAATATATATGATCCACTTGGCTCTGACTCGGTAGTTGACTGCTCGAGTCAACGcgaagaataaaaaataaaatatatattctccataaaatatttatttccaCTATAATGAGTATAAGTAAATGATGCTGAAGTTCCACAAGAACATGTTTTTATGCCACCCACCTATATGTAGAAACTAAGAATTTACTTCTACAtcataattttatgagaatttttgttgttgtttaaattGTAGGTAGAGCAGGATACTTCTCAATATCAAGACGTATTACAAAAGGGTATAAAATGGAACCACCGTATAAGTGTTTCCCAATCTTTATCCCACCAGTCAATGATAATTTAGGATCATTGTAGTGTGTAGTAGGTTTTCCTTCCAAATCCACAGAGATAAGTCCCCCGTTCTTTGTCAAATTCAGACTTGAAACTTTTTTTATGATGATTGCTAGAGCCTTCCTAATGAAAGGGTATTTGAGCATTATGTCCAGTTCAGGAGAAAAGGCCTGCCAGAAatacacaaacaacaacattaatatAATATGAAACTATTTATGGccttaaaaaaaacctaaattggatgtcacattttttttggtgaattaaaATCGATTTTTATCCCTtttttgtgtgggtgtgtgtgaaTGGGTATATTGAGCTCGCAATTGTGGAGATTAATCTTTCTAGTCGAATATGATCATAATGAATGACAAAACTTTGTTTCAATAGATTTAAGACTTCGATAAATAGCTAATAaaaataaggcttaaatatgaaaatagtccctgcaaatatctgatattttggttttagtccttgtaaaaatattttttggggttttagtccctgcaaatataaaatatttggttttggtcgtTGGTAATTTGTTTTCgtctttgtaaaattgattcatattggatttggtccttgtaatatgtagaatatttgattttagtccctcaaaatgaggactaaaatgaatattatagggaccaatcTCAATaagaaatgattttacaaggattaaaacaaaatacaaaggaccaaaaccaaatattctatatttgcagggactaaaaccaaaaaaatatttttataaggactaaaaccaaaacaccagatatttgcagggaccatttccatatttaagcctaaaaataaaatagtgactTCAAATAATACCGTAGCTATTCCAATCCAGTATTGCCCTTGTCCATCATAATGAATGTTATCAGGCATGCCAGGGAGGTCACAAAACTTTTCTGTGCTACCTTTTTTTGATCCATGTATGTAATATTTCTTGCAATTCATCCTGCAACATTAgccaataaaattaaaataagtccAGCAACATTTAGAAGTAGGTCATTGTTTTTCCCATCCGTTCGCGTGTTCcattcggattttaaaatttgaaataatttaacgtgttttgaaatttttttatgggATTGTTCATATTGTTCGAACTTTATAATCCGAACTGAATAGGCACGCGATAAATCAACAAGGTAAGAAAATAATGAGTCTGGTGATAAATAACTTACATGGAGGTTTCACAAAAGACCACAAAATTTTGATCAGGTGAGACTGCAACTCCATTAGGAAAGTAGAGGTCACTAACTAGTAGTGTTGTCTTTTTTGTTGCTGGATTATAACTCAAAAACCTACCATTAGGTTTTCCTTCTAATATATCTAGGACAGAATCCTTGATTGAGTATTTTGATGAAGCGTCGGTGAAATAAATAGTACCATCATGTGCTACATCAACCCCATCtgttaatttgaattttaagcCATCAATCTCAGTCACAAGTACTTCAatctctttttctcttgttactCTCAGCAATCCCTGAATCAtaccattaattaattaattagatgAGTGAATGAGTAGGTCCAAACAAGCTATGCATGATGCGCTcactaaataataaatgataatgCAACTTGTCACAATTTAATCCAAGGATTTAACACGAGAAAGAAAAGAATCTGtaaaaacatatcaattcaCAAACATATTTTGGCTAATCATACATGAGGTATTTTGTAGTTACTATTTGGAAGAATTACATATGCTGTCACTGTCacatatgatttttttgtttcttgtgaacaaatctttcatttttattcttttaaaaaaaaaaacaactcaaaaaaaaaaaaaaatccaactgtTTTCccatgtcatttttttaaatgaaataataaaaaaattgctctGTCCATTTTCCAGTATCTCATCCCGTGATTGGTAGctctacataaaaaaaaattggacggTCACAGTTTCAATAAGTCTCTCTATTAATACTATAACATAAATTTCTGCATAGTCAAAAACAATAGGAGTAATATTTAGAATATACAATCAGTACTtttcttttaactcaaaaaCAATATTCTACAAATGTCACATCTTGAGATGAACTAAAACTCATGGCATGAGTGCCGC from Medicago truncatula cultivar Jemalong A17 chromosome 8, MtrunA17r5.0-ANR, whole genome shotgun sequence includes the following:
- the LOC120577557 gene encoding uncharacterized protein; translation: MNENKRKRDGGVGPQIKTQMPRTNKLVDINRKLSDAQRSRIMKTPFRYLVDMKTYIGMNGTLLKELLHRWDASSLGFRVGVRTVAFKHLDLCLALGLPILGESLPESIDSDSHVRTLFDVNEVIDIDSVHSKLKVLQEEDNIDDFCRVYILFALCVLYFPKSHGKIKKEFFNLVDDLDALSTYNWGVAVYDDLMEHFSSAASKYHQQKNDTVLHISGCSAVLQIWAVEHLSLCSGPNKCFPRINNWTKVEGGHVVISNIFSNVKLVEELVPTQEDMKNDVFVKAVNHFEVGIGDGAYPLFDVQAYMAEHQRLVGEQKDLLSRVSILEDDMRILKENSVHGRENISKENDDGMKLDDEGVGEEEKKMEEENDDGMKLNEEDVAVEEKKREEENDDGMKLDDEVMAEEKKKREVTIKSHLKRLYLFCTHEKAKDMVICEVDEMRLSGVFFQCMKARKWVNSNVIKIAAKTMMYDEVRKHGCVKRLILSNYFSFEVVEDLKAHPEGRKIKWTERKFKIYMPCWTKTLEALWLSDFVFAPTHFEDHWTCYVLDHRKRKMYVLDSLYNDRNGPRQHLDNAMKVRFEGVLEFMNKVPNNKANMLAPSLEVVVVDLPKQKNCHDCGVYVLKYLEMWDGQAKWGQKSMPDYSLEDILRIRSDIVCRLVLHEENKLRSFVLDNAMLPADLLID
- the LOC11441543 gene encoding protein STRICTOSIDINE SYNTHASE-LIKE 7; this translates as MSESNTDTRTQTRTSLFTPFIAIILPVIIASAVFYRLDPFEPVVFPLEKQTRSTITAPLRNNNMRLGSENVADGELFGPEDLVYDADKGLMYTGCEDGWIKRISVNGSVVEDWINTGGRPLGLAFDGNGQLIIADADKGLLRVTREKEIEVLVTEIDGLKFKLTDGVDVAHDGTIYFTDASSKYSIKDSVLDILEGKPNGRFLSYNPATKKTTLLVSDLYFPNGVAVSPDQNFVVFCETSMMNCKKYYIHGSKKGSTEKFCDLPGMPDNIHYDGQGQYWIGIATAFSPELDIMLKYPFIRKALAIIIKKVSSLNLTKNGGLISVDLEGKPTTHYNDPKLSLTGGIKIGKHLYGGSILYPFVIRLDIEKYPALPTI